A single Pseudomonas brassicacearum DNA region contains:
- a CDS encoding amino acid ABC transporter permease, with translation MFSTSLTVNDLLYLLEGAWVTLQLTAWSILMGTLAGLLFGLLRALLPRASLPLAWVLDAFRSVPLLIQFVLFNSLKSIVGLNLSAFAVGCIVLGVYAAAYFTEIVRGGVLAVPLSTRRASRSLGLSYVQDLRFIVLPIATRVAFPGWLNLVLGVMKDTALVMWIGIVELLRASQTIVTRIQEPLLVLCIAGLIYYVMSLVVARLGARLERRWQEND, from the coding sequence ATGTTTTCTACAAGCCTCACTGTTAACGACCTGTTGTACTTGCTCGAGGGCGCCTGGGTCACGCTGCAATTGACCGCGTGGTCGATCCTGATGGGCACCCTGGCCGGGCTGCTGTTCGGCCTGCTGCGGGCGCTGTTGCCGCGGGCCAGCCTGCCCCTGGCCTGGGTATTGGATGCGTTTCGCAGCGTGCCGCTGCTGATCCAGTTCGTGCTGTTCAACTCGCTCAAGAGCATCGTCGGCCTGAACCTCAGCGCCTTTGCCGTCGGTTGCATCGTCCTCGGGGTCTATGCCGCGGCTTACTTCACCGAGATCGTGCGCGGTGGCGTGCTGGCGGTGCCGTTGAGCACCCGCCGGGCCAGCCGGTCACTGGGCCTGAGCTATGTGCAGGACCTGCGCTTCATCGTCCTGCCGATTGCCACGCGGGTGGCCTTTCCCGGCTGGCTGAACCTGGTACTGGGCGTGATGAAAGACACCGCGCTGGTGATGTGGATCGGCATCGTCGAATTGCTGCGGGCGTCGCAAACCATCGTCACGCGCATTCAGGAACCCCTGCTGGTGCTGTGCATCGCGGGCCTCATTTACTACGTCATGAGCCTGGTGGTCGCCCGCCTCGGCGCACGCCTGGAAAGAAGGTGGCAGGAAAATGATTGA
- the arcD gene encoding arginine-ornithine antiporter — protein sequence MATHLQGTEPVIPTVKPHPLAGSLRKVEPRRLSLSLLIALVVGSMIGSGIFSLPQNMAASAGAGAILIGWLITGVGMLSLALVYQTLSNRQPELDNGVFAYARALGGEFLGFNSAWGYWISAWIGNVSYLVILFAALSYFFPLFGEGNNKAAIAGASVVLWALHWMILRGMRTAAKANALTTIAKVVPLLLFIGLVIAAFSKDTFVVDFWGAPALGSTLDQVKSTMLVTVWVFIGIEGANVFSARAAERADVGRATVIGFVLTLLLLIAVSLLSLGILRQPELAALKNPSMAGVLEAVAGPWGAVLISIGLIVSVGGALLAWTLLAAESVFTPAKEKVMPRLLATENQHGAPANALWITNGCIQLFLLLTLYSSASYLALISLATSMILLPYLFSGLYALKMTWQGQTYAGHRGLQLRDMAIAVVATGYCIWLLYAAGPRYMLLSALLYAPGSLIYLSAQRARTNRALNGFGWGLLLVIWVAAIFAGWMLWSGQLSL from the coding sequence ATGGCAACGCACCTGCAAGGTACAGAACCGGTCATCCCGACCGTCAAACCTCACCCTTTGGCCGGCAGTTTGCGAAAGGTCGAACCCCGGCGCCTGTCGCTGAGCCTGTTGATCGCCCTGGTGGTCGGTTCGATGATCGGCAGCGGTATCTTCAGCCTGCCCCAGAACATGGCGGCCAGTGCCGGCGCCGGCGCGATCCTGATCGGCTGGCTCATCACCGGCGTGGGCATGCTCTCACTGGCTCTGGTCTACCAGACACTCTCCAACCGCCAACCGGAACTGGACAATGGAGTGTTCGCCTACGCCCGAGCCCTGGGTGGCGAATTCCTCGGTTTCAATTCGGCGTGGGGCTATTGGATCAGCGCCTGGATCGGCAACGTCAGTTATCTGGTGATTCTGTTCGCTGCGCTCAGTTACTTTTTCCCCTTGTTTGGCGAAGGCAATAACAAAGCTGCGATCGCCGGTGCATCCGTGGTGCTGTGGGCATTGCATTGGATGATCCTGCGCGGTATGCGCACCGCCGCCAAGGCCAACGCCCTGACGACGATCGCCAAGGTGGTGCCGTTGCTGTTGTTCATCGGGCTGGTAATTGCCGCTTTCTCCAAGGACACCTTCGTGGTGGATTTCTGGGGCGCGCCGGCACTGGGCAGTACGCTGGACCAGGTCAAGAGCACCATGCTGGTAACGGTCTGGGTGTTCATCGGCATTGAAGGCGCCAACGTATTTTCCGCCCGGGCCGCCGAACGGGCCGACGTGGGCCGCGCCACCGTGATTGGCTTCGTCCTTACCTTGTTGCTGCTGATCGCCGTTTCCCTGTTGTCGTTGGGCATCCTCAGACAACCCGAACTGGCCGCCCTGAAGAACCCATCCATGGCGGGTGTACTGGAAGCGGTGGCCGGGCCCTGGGGCGCGGTGCTGATCAGCATCGGCCTGATCGTGTCAGTGGGCGGCGCGTTGCTGGCCTGGACGCTGCTGGCGGCCGAATCGGTGTTCACGCCGGCCAAGGAAAAAGTCATGCCGCGTTTGCTGGCCACGGAAAACCAACATGGCGCACCGGCCAACGCGCTGTGGATCACCAACGGCTGCATTCAATTGTTCCTGTTGCTGACCCTGTATTCGAGCGCCAGCTACCTGGCGCTGATTTCACTCGCCACCTCGATGATCCTGCTGCCCTACCTGTTCAGCGGCCTGTATGCGTTGAAGATGACCTGGCAAGGCCAGACCTACGCCGGTCATCGCGGGCTGCAACTGCGCGACATGGCCATCGCTGTGGTCGCGACGGGTTATTGCATCTGGCTGCTCTACGCCGCCGGGCCGCGGTACATGCTGCTCAGTGCCCTGCTCTATGCCCCCGGCTCGCTGATCTATCTGAGCGCCCAACGGGCCAGGACGAACCGTGCCCTCAATGGTTTCGGCTGGGGCCTGCTGCTGGTGATCTGGGTGGCAGCGATCTTCGCCGGCTGGATGCTCTGGTCCGGCCAACTGTCCTTGTAG
- a CDS encoding AraC family transcriptional regulator, whose amino-acid sequence MYPSLTSLAPCDLDTLLRSLQPIAPLLDTLADVVFFIKDQQARYAFVNQTLARRCGFKHSGDLLGLTADQVFPERFGPLYTEQDRRVLASGRELADQLELHLYYGNQPVWCLTHKLALHDPNGQVVGLAGISRDLQLPQSSHPAFHKLAAVDAHIKQHFARPISLAELTAIAELSVAQLERHCKRIFQLTPRQMIHKARLEEASRLLLDRNLPITEIALRCGYTDHSAFSRQFRALTSLSPSQYRENQR is encoded by the coding sequence ATGTATCCCTCGCTGACTTCCCTCGCCCCCTGCGACCTCGACACCCTGCTGCGCAGCCTGCAGCCCATAGCCCCGCTGCTGGACACCCTCGCGGACGTGGTGTTTTTCATCAAGGACCAGCAGGCCCGCTACGCCTTCGTCAACCAGACCCTGGCCCGGCGCTGCGGTTTCAAACACAGCGGCGACCTGCTCGGCCTTACCGCCGACCAGGTGTTCCCCGAGCGCTTCGGCCCGCTGTACACCGAACAGGATCGCCGGGTGCTGGCCAGTGGGCGGGAGTTGGCCGACCAGCTCGAACTGCATTTGTATTACGGCAACCAGCCCGTGTGGTGCCTGACCCACAAGCTCGCCCTGCACGATCCAAACGGCCAGGTCGTCGGCTTGGCGGGCATTTCCCGCGACCTGCAACTGCCGCAATCGAGCCATCCGGCGTTCCACAAACTGGCGGCGGTCGATGCCCATATCAAGCAGCACTTCGCCCGCCCCATCAGCCTGGCCGAGCTGACCGCCATTGCCGAGTTGTCGGTGGCGCAACTGGAGCGGCACTGCAAACGCATCTTCCAACTCACGCCGCGGCAGATGATTCACAAGGCACGACTGGAAGAAGCCTCACGGCTGTTACTCGACAGAAACCTGCCGATCACTGAGATCGCCCTGCGCTGCGGTTACACCGACCACAGCGCTTTCAGCCGCCAGTTCCGCGCCCTGACCAGCCTGTCCCCCAGCCAATACCGCGAGAATCAGCGCTGA
- a CDS encoding trans-3-hydroxy-L-proline dehydratase, whose amino-acid sequence MRSSKVIHVISCHAEGEVGDVIVGGVAPPPGATVWEQSRWIAQDQTLRNFVLNEPRGGVFRHVNLLVPAKDPRAQMAWIIMEPADTPPMSGSNSLCVATVLLDSGILPMTEPQTRLVLEAPGGLIEAVADCRDGKVQRVEIKNVPSFADRLDAWIEVEGLGSLQVDTAYGGDSFVIVDAQRLGFAIRPDEAAELVAMGLKITRAANEQLGFVHPLNPDWSHISFCQIAAPIVQENGIATGANAVVIQPGKIDRSPTGTGCSARMAVLHAKGLMQVGERFIGRSIIGSEFHCRIDSLTEVAGRPAIYPCIAGRAWITGTHQLLLDPADPWPEGYRLSDTWPGA is encoded by the coding sequence ATGCGCTCATCAAAAGTCATCCATGTCATCAGCTGCCACGCCGAAGGCGAAGTCGGCGACGTGATCGTCGGCGGCGTCGCCCCACCCCCTGGCGCCACCGTGTGGGAACAATCACGCTGGATCGCCCAGGACCAGACCCTGCGCAACTTCGTCCTCAACGAGCCCCGCGGCGGTGTGTTCCGCCACGTCAACCTGCTGGTGCCGGCCAAGGACCCGCGGGCGCAAATGGCCTGGATCATCATGGAACCGGCCGACACCCCGCCGATGTCCGGCTCCAACTCGTTGTGCGTCGCCACCGTGCTGCTGGACAGCGGCATCCTGCCGATGACCGAACCCCAGACCCGCCTGGTGCTCGAGGCCCCGGGTGGCCTGATCGAAGCGGTGGCCGACTGCCGCGACGGCAAGGTGCAACGGGTCGAGATCAAGAACGTGCCCTCCTTCGCCGACCGCCTCGATGCCTGGATCGAAGTCGAGGGCCTGGGCTCGTTGCAAGTGGACACCGCCTACGGCGGCGACAGTTTTGTCATCGTCGACGCCCAGCGCCTGGGCTTTGCCATCCGCCCTGATGAAGCCGCCGAGCTGGTGGCCATGGGCTTGAAGATCACCCGCGCCGCCAACGAACAATTGGGCTTCGTGCATCCGCTGAACCCCGACTGGTCGCACATCTCGTTCTGCCAGATCGCCGCGCCCATCGTCCAGGAAAACGGCATCGCCACCGGTGCCAATGCCGTGGTGATCCAGCCTGGCAAGATCGACCGCTCGCCCACCGGCACCGGCTGTTCGGCGCGCATGGCGGTGCTGCACGCCAAGGGCTTGATGCAGGTCGGCGAACGGTTTATCGGCCGCTCGATCATCGGTTCCGAATTCCACTGCCGCATCGACTCACTGACCGAGGTGGCCGGACGCCCGGCGATTTATCCGTGCATTGCCGGACGGGCGTGGATTACCGGCACCCATCAGCTGTTGCTCGACCCGGCCGATCCGTGGCCCGAGGGCTATCGGCTTTCGGATACCTGGCCGGGTGCATGA
- a CDS encoding amino acid ABC transporter permease, whose amino-acid sequence MFDYSFQWRPALRALPDMLAGAWVTFETAALSMIFGVLIALVLTVMRQAPNRVLRGVGNGWVSIARNTPSLFQIYILYFGLGSLGLHVSSWLALLAGITFNNAGYLAENFRGGLKAVPSTQMRAARSLGMSAFQAYRMIIVPQLLRIVFYPLTNQMVWAVLMTSLGVVVGLNDDLTGVTQEYNVKTFRTFEYFALAAVLYYLIAKLIVGLARLLSWRLFRY is encoded by the coding sequence ATGTTTGACTACAGCTTCCAATGGCGCCCGGCCTTGCGCGCCCTGCCCGACATGCTCGCCGGAGCCTGGGTAACGTTCGAAACCGCCGCGCTGTCGATGATATTCGGCGTGCTGATCGCCCTGGTGCTGACGGTCATGCGCCAGGCCCCGAATCGCGTGCTGCGGGGCGTGGGCAATGGCTGGGTGTCCATCGCCCGCAACACGCCCTCGCTGTTCCAGATCTACATCCTCTACTTCGGCCTCGGCTCCCTCGGGCTGCACGTCAGTTCCTGGCTGGCCTTGCTGGCCGGGATCACCTTCAACAACGCCGGCTACCTGGCGGAAAACTTTCGCGGCGGCCTCAAGGCCGTGCCCAGTACGCAAATGCGCGCCGCTCGCTCCCTGGGGATGAGCGCTTTCCAGGCGTACCGGATGATCATCGTCCCGCAACTGTTGCGCATCGTGTTCTACCCGTTGACCAACCAGATGGTCTGGGCGGTGCTGATGACGTCCCTGGGCGTGGTCGTCGGCCTGAACGACGACCTCACCGGTGTCACCCAGGAATACAACGTCAAGACCTTCCGCACCTTCGAATACTTCGCCCTTGCGGCGGTGCTGTATTACCTGATCGCCAAGCTGATCGTCGGTTTGGCCCGGCTGTTGTCCTGGCGCTTGTTCCGCTATTGA
- a CDS encoding dihydrodipicolinate synthase family protein, producing MSKRINWSGVFPAVTTQFNDDFSINLEKTHEVISNVIRDGVSGLVVCGSVGENTSLSAEEKIAVTEVAVDASRGRVPVICGVAEFTSVQAAKVANAVRKVGVDGVMLMPALVYGSKPFETAEHFRYVARHADVPLMVYNNPPIYKNDVTPDILISLADCDNVVCFKDSSGDTRRFIDVRNEVGDRFVLFAGLDDVVLESLAVGAEGWVSGMSNVFPKEGETIFRLARAGRFAEAMPIYEWLMPILHLDARADLVQCIKLCEAIAGRGSALTRPPRLALPQADRAYVEQIMAKALANRPMLPDVGL from the coding sequence ATGAGCAAACGCATCAACTGGAGCGGCGTCTTCCCTGCCGTCACCACCCAATTCAACGATGACTTTTCCATCAACCTGGAAAAAACCCACGAAGTGATTTCCAACGTCATTCGTGATGGCGTCTCCGGCCTGGTGGTCTGCGGGTCGGTGGGGGAAAACACGTCCCTGAGCGCCGAGGAAAAAATCGCCGTGACCGAAGTGGCGGTAGACGCCTCCCGTGGCCGCGTGCCGGTGATCTGCGGCGTGGCCGAATTCACCAGCGTGCAAGCCGCCAAGGTGGCCAACGCGGTGCGCAAGGTCGGGGTTGACGGGGTGATGCTGATGCCGGCGCTGGTCTACGGCTCCAAACCGTTCGAGACCGCCGAGCATTTCCGCTACGTAGCCCGGCATGCCGACGTGCCCTTGATGGTCTACAACAACCCGCCGATCTACAAGAATGACGTAACACCGGACATCCTGATTTCCCTGGCCGATTGCGACAACGTGGTGTGTTTCAAGGATTCCTCCGGTGACACCCGGCGCTTCATCGACGTGCGCAACGAAGTCGGCGACCGTTTTGTGTTGTTCGCCGGCCTCGATGACGTGGTGCTGGAAAGCCTCGCCGTGGGGGCCGAAGGTTGGGTTTCGGGCATGTCCAACGTGTTCCCGAAGGAAGGCGAGACCATTTTCCGCCTGGCCCGCGCCGGACGCTTTGCCGAAGCGATGCCGATCTATGAATGGCTGATGCCGATCCTGCACCTGGACGCCCGCGCCGACCTGGTGCAATGCATCAAGCTGTGCGAAGCCATCGCCGGCCGCGGCAGCGCCCTCACCCGCCCACCGCGCCTGGCCCTGCCGCAAGCGGACCGGGCGTATGTGGAGCAGATCATGGCCAAGGCCCTGGCGAATCGGCCGATGTTGCCGGATGTGGGGCTTTAA
- a CDS encoding Hsp20/alpha crystallin family protein → MSNSVKKMPVTTEDNAQPPAKADLWHPFERLRQQVDHLFDDFNRGTALSPFSRRLFDVEPFWRREFSMSSLPAVDISEKEKSFEITAELPGMDQKDIEIRLANGNLIIKGEKKETKEEKKKGYHLSERHYGSFERVFNLPEGVDSDKIEAQFSKGVLTLTLPKKPEALKAEKVVPIKAD, encoded by the coding sequence ATGTCCAATTCAGTGAAAAAAATGCCAGTCACCACCGAAGACAACGCCCAGCCCCCCGCCAAGGCGGACCTCTGGCATCCGTTTGAAAGACTCCGCCAGCAGGTGGACCACCTGTTCGACGACTTCAATCGGGGCACAGCGCTTTCTCCTTTCAGTCGTCGGTTGTTCGATGTCGAACCCTTCTGGCGTCGCGAGTTCTCCATGAGCAGCCTGCCGGCCGTGGACATCAGCGAGAAAGAAAAGAGCTTTGAAATCACCGCCGAGTTGCCCGGCATGGATCAGAAAGACATCGAAATCCGCCTGGCCAACGGCAACCTGATCATCAAGGGGGAGAAAAAAGAAACCAAGGAAGAAAAGAAAAAGGGTTATCACCTGTCCGAGCGCCATTACGGTTCCTTCGAACGCGTGTTCAACCTGCCAGAAGGCGTCGACAGCGACAAGATCGAAGCCCAGTTCAGCAAAGGCGTGCTGACGCTGACACTGCCAAAAAAACCGGAAGCACTGAAAGCGGAAAAGGTCGTGCCGATCAAGGCCGACTGA
- a CDS encoding transporter substrate-binding domain-containing protein translates to MKNPALAVALGIVLTPLFIATAHADKLDDIIGSGKLRCAVTLDFPPMGFRDESNKPAGFDVDYCHDLAKVLGVDAEVVETPFSDRIPALLSGRADVIVASTSDTLERAKTVGLTVPYFAFQMVVLTRDNTGINSYADLKGKALGNTSSTYEAIALEKDQKSWGSGSFRAYQSQNDTLLAVAQGHIDATVVTNTVAAATLKSGKYKGLKIAGDAPYVIDYVSLGAKRSEYGLLNYLNLFVNQQVRTGRYKELFVKWVGTDIAPANLTVPQVYY, encoded by the coding sequence ATGAAAAACCCAGCATTGGCCGTAGCCCTCGGCATTGTCCTCACCCCGCTTTTCATCGCCACCGCCCACGCCGACAAGCTCGATGACATCATCGGCTCGGGCAAGCTGCGTTGCGCCGTGACCCTGGACTTTCCGCCCATGGGCTTTCGCGATGAAAGCAACAAGCCGGCGGGCTTCGACGTGGACTATTGCCACGATCTGGCAAAGGTCCTTGGTGTCGATGCCGAAGTGGTGGAAACGCCGTTCTCCGACCGCATCCCCGCGCTGCTGTCCGGCCGCGCCGATGTCATCGTCGCCTCCACATCCGACACCCTGGAGCGGGCCAAGACCGTGGGCCTGACCGTGCCCTACTTCGCCTTCCAAATGGTCGTGCTGACCCGCGACAACACCGGCATCAACAGCTACGCCGACCTCAAGGGCAAGGCCCTGGGCAACACCAGCAGCACCTATGAAGCCATCGCCCTGGAGAAGGACCAGAAGAGTTGGGGCAGCGGCAGCTTCCGCGCCTACCAGTCGCAGAACGACACCTTGTTGGCCGTCGCCCAGGGGCACATCGATGCCACCGTGGTGACCAACACCGTGGCCGCCGCGACCCTCAAGTCGGGTAAGTACAAGGGCCTGAAGATCGCCGGTGACGCGCCCTACGTCATCGACTACGTGTCCCTCGGCGCCAAGCGTAGCGAATACGGCCTGCTCAACTACCTCAACCTGTTCGTCAACCAGCAGGTACGCACGGGCCGCTACAAGGAGCTGTTCGTCAAATGGGTCGGCACCGACATTGCGCCGGCCAACCTGACCGTTCCCCAGGTCTACTACTGA
- a CDS encoding amino acid ABC transporter ATP-binding protein codes for MIEIENVHKSFGDLEVVKGVSLTVDKGEVVSIIGGSGSGKSTLLMCINGLEPIQKGSIRVDGIEVHDRATDLNRLRQKIGIVFQQWNAFPHLTVLENVMLAPRKVLGKSRQDAEALAVQQLEHVGLGDKLKAFPGKLSGGQQQRMAIARALAMSPDYMLFDEATSALDPQLVGEVLDTMRMLAEDGMTMVLVTHEIRFARDVSDRVAFFCNGRVHEIGPPDQVIGNPVQSETAAFLKSVK; via the coding sequence ATGATTGAGATCGAAAACGTACACAAATCCTTCGGTGACCTGGAAGTGGTCAAAGGTGTGAGCCTGACGGTGGACAAGGGCGAAGTGGTGTCGATCATCGGCGGTTCCGGCTCTGGCAAGTCGACCCTGCTGATGTGCATCAACGGCCTGGAACCGATCCAGAAAGGCAGCATCCGCGTGGACGGCATCGAGGTCCATGACCGCGCCACCGACCTCAATCGCCTGCGGCAGAAAATCGGCATCGTGTTCCAGCAATGGAACGCCTTCCCCCACCTGACCGTGCTGGAAAACGTGATGCTGGCGCCGCGCAAGGTGCTGGGCAAAAGCCGGCAGGACGCCGAAGCACTGGCGGTGCAACAGCTTGAGCATGTGGGCTTGGGGGACAAGCTCAAGGCCTTCCCCGGCAAGCTTTCCGGCGGCCAGCAGCAGCGCATGGCCATCGCCCGGGCGCTGGCGATGTCGCCGGACTACATGCTCTTCGACGAAGCCACCTCGGCCCTCGACCCGCAACTGGTGGGCGAAGTGCTGGACACCATGCGCATGCTCGCCGAAGACGGCATGACCATGGTGCTGGTGACCCACGAGATCCGCTTCGCCCGGGACGTGTCCGACCGCGTGGCGTTCTTTTGCAATGGCCGGGTCCATGAGATCGGGCCGCCGGACCAGGTGATCGGCAATCCGGTGCAGTCGGAGACGGCGGCGTTTCTCAAGTCGGTGAAATAG
- a CDS encoding DinB family protein, with the protein MNYFLAQALNNRWANHRLLGACAQLSEAEYEASRTGFFPSIQATLCHILEVDRYYLTALEGDRDGQIKDFSETLAFAPLKQSQTQTDQRLVAFCEALREKDLARSVELVRVDGVVRERIDRLLLHLFEHQIHHRGQVHSMLSGTGIKPPQLDEFFLDCDRRFRQEEEQPLQLNERTVWQDYRPG; encoded by the coding sequence ATGAATTATTTCCTGGCCCAGGCCCTGAACAACCGATGGGCCAACCACAGGCTACTCGGCGCTTGCGCGCAGTTGAGCGAGGCCGAATACGAAGCGTCGCGCACGGGGTTCTTCCCGTCCATCCAAGCCACGCTTTGCCACATCCTGGAAGTGGACCGCTATTACCTCACCGCCCTGGAAGGCGACCGCGATGGGCAGATAAAGGACTTTTCCGAAACCCTGGCCTTTGCCCCACTGAAGCAAAGCCAAACCCAAACCGATCAGCGGCTGGTGGCGTTCTGCGAAGCCCTGCGGGAAAAAGACCTCGCCCGCTCCGTGGAGCTGGTGCGGGTCGACGGTGTGGTGCGCGAGCGTATCGACCGGCTGCTGTTGCACCTGTTCGAACATCAGATCCATCACCGCGGCCAGGTGCATTCGATGCTCAGTGGCACCGGCATCAAGCCACCGCAGCTCGATGAGTTCTTCCTCGACTGCGACCGTAGGTTTCGGCAAGAGGAAGAGCAGCCACTGCAACTCAACGAAAGGACCGTCTGGCAAGACTATCGGCCGGGCTGA
- a CDS encoding aconitase X, whose protein sequence is MPSTPVRVNGRSLVEGAAQGALLFADVGLSFWGGVDPASGEVIDRHHPLSGQRLAGRVLAIPSGRGSCTGSSVLMELISNGHAPAALVLAEADEILTLGVLVAQVIFQRSLPVVCVGHEAFNGLRGQGFVRLDGEVLTLSGQPPNDGWQGSDAASQPPTPSTLALSEQDRALLDGSHGKAAQVAMQIVLRMAEIQGATQLLDVTQAHIDGCIYTGPASLRFAEQLVQWGAKVRVPTTLNSISVDQRRWRELGVDPALGEPASALGDAYMAMGAQLSFTCAPYLLDTAPKAGEQIVWAESNAVVYANSVLGARTQKYPDFLDICIALCGRAPLSGCHLDDPRKAQLIVDVPALGHVDDSFYPLLGYHIGSLAGRRIPLIRGLEHAAPTLDDLKAFGAAFATTSAAPLFHIAGVTPEALDPADVLESDVTLPQESVDAAGLLASWRELNSARDNWVDVVSLGNPHFSLSEFAALATLCAGRVKHPYVVLAITCGRTVLEQARKAGYLTAIEAFGAVLVTDTCWCMLGEPVIPPHATTLMTNSGKYAHYAPGLVGRGVHFAALAECVEAACTASTRGQPPAWLQPTARTGSPTHV, encoded by the coding sequence ATGCCAAGCACGCCTGTCCGTGTGAACGGCCGCAGCCTGGTGGAGGGTGCCGCCCAGGGCGCCCTGCTGTTCGCCGATGTTGGCTTGAGCTTCTGGGGCGGGGTCGATCCGGCCAGCGGCGAGGTCATCGACCGTCACCATCCCTTGAGTGGCCAGCGCCTGGCCGGGCGCGTGCTGGCGATCCCCAGCGGACGCGGCTCCTGCACCGGCAGCAGCGTCTTGATGGAACTGATCAGCAACGGCCATGCACCGGCGGCCCTGGTGCTGGCCGAAGCCGATGAAATCCTGACCCTGGGCGTGCTGGTGGCGCAGGTGATTTTCCAACGCTCGCTGCCGGTAGTGTGCGTGGGGCACGAGGCCTTCAATGGGCTGCGTGGCCAGGGTTTCGTGCGCCTGGATGGCGAGGTCCTGACACTGTCTGGCCAGCCGCCAAACGACGGTTGGCAAGGTTCTGACGCAGCGTCGCAGCCGCCCACGCCCTCAACCCTGGCGCTGAGCGAACAGGACCGGGCGTTGCTCGACGGCAGCCACGGCAAGGCCGCCCAAGTGGCGATGCAAATCGTGCTGCGCATGGCCGAGATCCAGGGCGCCACGCAACTGCTGGACGTGACCCAGGCCCACATCGACGGCTGCATCTACACCGGCCCGGCCAGCCTGCGCTTTGCCGAACAACTGGTGCAGTGGGGGGCGAAGGTTCGCGTCCCCACCACCCTCAACTCGATCTCCGTGGACCAGCGCCGTTGGCGAGAACTGGGCGTCGATCCGGCCCTGGGCGAGCCGGCCAGTGCCCTGGGCGATGCCTACATGGCGATGGGTGCCCAACTGAGTTTCACCTGCGCCCCCTACCTGCTGGACACCGCGCCAAAGGCCGGCGAACAAATCGTCTGGGCCGAATCCAACGCGGTGGTCTACGCCAACAGCGTGCTGGGGGCGCGCACGCAGAAGTACCCGGACTTCCTCGATATCTGCATCGCCCTGTGCGGACGGGCACCGCTGAGCGGCTGCCATCTCGACGATCCACGCAAGGCCCAACTGATCGTCGACGTACCGGCGCTGGGTCACGTGGATGACAGTTTCTATCCGCTGCTGGGCTATCACATCGGCAGCCTGGCGGGCCGGCGCATCCCGCTGATACGTGGGCTGGAACACGCCGCGCCCACCCTGGACGACCTCAAGGCCTTCGGCGCCGCGTTCGCCACCACCAGCGCCGCGCCGTTGTTCCACATCGCCGGGGTAACGCCGGAAGCCCTCGACCCGGCCGATGTCCTGGAGAGCGACGTCACCTTGCCGCAGGAAAGCGTCGATGCCGCCGGCCTGCTTGCCAGTTGGCGCGAGCTCAACAGCGCCCGGGACAACTGGGTGGACGTGGTGTCCCTGGGTAACCCGCATTTTTCCCTCAGCGAATTCGCCGCCCTCGCGACCTTGTGCGCGGGGCGGGTCAAGCATCCGTATGTGGTGCTGGCGATCACCTGTGGCCGGACGGTGCTGGAGCAGGCCCGCAAAGCCGGGTATCTGACCGCCATCGAAGCCTTCGGCGCGGTGCTGGTGACCGACACCTGCTGGTGCATGTTGGGCGAACCGGTGATTCCGCCCCACGCCACCACGCTGATGACCAACTCCGGTAAATACGCCCACTACGCACCGGGCCTGGTCGGGCGTGGGGTGCACTTCGCCGCCCTCGCCGAATGCGTCGAGGCCGCCTGCACCGCCTCGACCCGCGGCCAGCCGCCGGCGTGGCTGCAACCCACCGCCCGCACGGGGAGCCCGACTCATGTTTGA